The proteins below are encoded in one region of Mycteria americana isolate JAX WOST 10 ecotype Jacksonville Zoo and Gardens chromosome 22, USCA_MyAme_1.0, whole genome shotgun sequence:
- the STARD3 gene encoding stAR-related lipid transfer protein 3 isoform X3 produces the protein MALRRTWRMKSSSTILRPLSLIYFLQGSEIRKFIFQVTTLVSSAFLIVKVILSELLTKGAFGYLLPIVSFVIAWLETWFLDFKVLTQEAEEERWYLAAQAAASRGPLLYPGALSEGQFYSPPESFAGSDNESDEEGAGRKALTAQEKEYVRQGKDAMEVVDQILAQEENWKFEKNNDFGDVVYTFEIPFHGKTFILKAFLQCSAETVYQEVILQPEKMILWNRTVAACQILQRVEDNTIVSYDVAAGAAGGVVSPRDFVNVRRIERRRDRYISSGMSTTHSLKPPLSKYVRGENGPGGFIVLKCPSNPRVCTFIWILNTDLKGRLPRYLIHQSLAATMFEFTFHLRQHIGELSGKA, from the exons ATGGCATTGAGAAGAACTTGGAGAATGAAATCATCGAGTACAATTTTAAGACCTCTTTCTTTGATATATTT TTTGCAGGGATCTGAGATAcgtaaatttatttttcaggtcaCTACATTGGTATCCAGTGCCTTCCTGATTGTGAAGGTCATCCTCTCCGAG CTTCTGACCAAAGGGGCTTTCGGCTATTTACTTCCTATCGTCTCGTTTGTCATTGCTTGGCTAGAGACTTGGTTCCTGGATTTTAAAGTCCTAActcaggaagcagaagaggaacgAT GGTACctggcagcccaggctgcagcctctCGCGGCCCCCTGCTCTACCCCGGAGCCCTTTCCGAGGGGCAGTTCTACTCCCCGCCGGAGTCCTTTGCCG GGTCGGACAACGAGTCAGATGAGGAAGGTGCAGGGAGGAAGGCGTTGACAGCTCAG GAAAAAGAATATGTCCGACAAGGCAAAGACGCAATGGAGGTTGTGGACCAAATCCTTGCCCAGGAGGAGAACTGGAAGTTTGAGAAAAACAAT GACTTTGGTGACGTTGTTTACACTTTTGAAATACCTTTCCATGGCAAGACCTTTATTTTAAAG GCTTTCCTGCAGTGCTCTGCTGAAACAGTTTACCAGGAGGTTATTCTCCAGCCTGAGAAGATGATCCTGTGGAACAGAACAGTGGCAGCTTGCCAG ATCTTGCAGCGGGTTGAAGACAACACCATCGTCTCATACGACgtggcagctggggctgcaggcggTGTCGTTTCCCCAAG GGATTTCGTGAACGTGCGCCGGATCGAGAGAAGAAGAGACAGGTACATTTCCTCAGGGATGTCGACCACGCACAGCCTGAAGCCTCCGCTCTCCAAGTATGTCAG AGGTGAGAACGGGCCCGGAGGATTCATCGTACTGAAATGTCCCAGCAACCCCAGGGTCTGCACCTTCATCTGGATTCTCAACACAGACCTGAAG GGTCGCCTGCCCCGTTACCTGATCcaccagagcctggctgccaccatGTTCGAGTTCACCTTCCACCTCCGCCAGCACATCGGCGAGCTTTCGGGCAAGGCGTGA
- the PGAP3 gene encoding GPI-specific phospholipase A2-like PGAP3 isoform X4 yields MAAGGAARTALLLLLGAAAAPGPARGSQGDREPLYRECLGRCERQNCSGAALRHFRARQPLYMGLTGWTCRDDCKYECMWLTVRFYVQGGHRVPQFHGKWPFSRFLFFQEPASAFASFLNGLASFVMLLRYKAAVPPASPMYPTCVAFAWVSLNAWFWSTVFHTRDTAVTEKLDYFCASAVVLHSVYLCCVRAFLLLFLACHISYLTLVRFDYGYNMAANAAIGLLNLAWWLRWCLRNRPRLPHVWKCAAVVLLLQALALLELLDFPPLFWVLDAHALWHIGTIPLNVLFYSFLVDDSLYLLKANADLFKAD; encoded by the exons atggcggccggcggcgcggcgcggaccgcgctgctgctgctgctgggggcagcggcggcgccgggcccggctcGGGGCTCGCAGGGGGACCGGGAGCCGCTGTACCGCGAGTGCCTGGGCCGCTGCGAGCGGCAGAACTGCTCGGGGGCGGCGCTGCGGCACTTCCGTGCCCGCCAGCCGCTCTACATGGGCCTGACAG GCTGGACCTGCCGCGACGACTGCAAATACGAGTGCATGTGGTTGACGGTGCGGTTCTACGTCCAGGGCGGCCACAGGGTGCCCCAGTTCCACGGCAAG TGGCCCTTCTCGCGGTTCCTGTTCTTCCAGGAGCCGGCCTCCGCCTTCGCCTCCTTCCTCAACGGCCTGGCCAGCTTCGTCATGCTGCTGCGCTACAAAGCCGCCGTCCCCCCGGCCTCCCCCATGTACCCCACCTGCGTCGCCTTCGCCTGG GTCTCCTTAAACGCCTGGTTCTGGTCCACCGTTTTCCACACGAGGGACACGGCTGTGACGGAG AAACTGGACTATTTCTGCGCTTCGGCCGTCGTCCTGCACTCCGTGTACCTGTGCTGCGTCAG ggccttcctcctcctcttcctcgcctgCCACATCTCCTACCTGACCCTCGTCCGCTTCGACTACGGCTACAACATGGCCGCGAACGCGGCGATCG ggctcctcaaCCTGGCGTGGTGGCTGCGGTGGTGCCTGCGGAACCGCCCGCGCCTGCCCCACGTCTGGAAGTGCGCGGccgtggtgctgctgctgcaggcgcTGGCGCTGCTGGAGCTCCTCgacttccccccccttttttgggtGCTGGACGCCCACGCGCTCTGGCACATCGGCACCATCCCCCTCAACGTCCTCTTCTACAG TTTCCTGGTGGACGACAGCCTCTACCTCCTGAAGGCCAACGCCGACCTCTTCAAAGCGGACTAG
- the PGAP3 gene encoding GPI-specific phospholipase A2-like PGAP3 isoform X1, with protein sequence MAAGGAARTALLLLLGAAAAPGPARGSQGDREPLYRECLGRCERQNCSGAALRHFRARQPLYMGLTGWTCRDDCKYECMWLTVRFYVQGGHRVPQFHGKWPFSRFLFFQEPASAFASFLNGLASFVMLLRYKAAVPPASPMYPTCVAFAWVSLNAWFWSTVFHTRDTAVTEKLDYFCASAVVLHSVYLCCVRTVGLQRPALISIFRAFLLLFLACHISYLTLVRFDYGYNMAANAAIGLLNLAWWLRWCLRNRPRLPHVWKCAAVVLLLQALALLELLDFPPLFWVLDAHALWHIGTIPLNVLFYSFLVDDSLYLLKANADLFKAD encoded by the exons atggcggccggcggcgcggcgcggaccgcgctgctgctgctgctgggggcagcggcggcgccgggcccggctcGGGGCTCGCAGGGGGACCGGGAGCCGCTGTACCGCGAGTGCCTGGGCCGCTGCGAGCGGCAGAACTGCTCGGGGGCGGCGCTGCGGCACTTCCGTGCCCGCCAGCCGCTCTACATGGGCCTGACAG GCTGGACCTGCCGCGACGACTGCAAATACGAGTGCATGTGGTTGACGGTGCGGTTCTACGTCCAGGGCGGCCACAGGGTGCCCCAGTTCCACGGCAAG TGGCCCTTCTCGCGGTTCCTGTTCTTCCAGGAGCCGGCCTCCGCCTTCGCCTCCTTCCTCAACGGCCTGGCCAGCTTCGTCATGCTGCTGCGCTACAAAGCCGCCGTCCCCCCGGCCTCCCCCATGTACCCCACCTGCGTCGCCTTCGCCTGG GTCTCCTTAAACGCCTGGTTCTGGTCCACCGTTTTCCACACGAGGGACACGGCTGTGACGGAG AAACTGGACTATTTCTGCGCTTCGGCCGTCGTCCTGCACTCCGTGTACCTGTGCTGCGTCAG gacggTGGGGCTGCAGCGGCCAGCCTTAATCAGCATCTTTagggccttcctcctcctcttcctcgcctgCCACATCTCCTACCTGACCCTCGTCCGCTTCGACTACGGCTACAACATGGCCGCGAACGCGGCGATCG ggctcctcaaCCTGGCGTGGTGGCTGCGGTGGTGCCTGCGGAACCGCCCGCGCCTGCCCCACGTCTGGAAGTGCGCGGccgtggtgctgctgctgcaggcgcTGGCGCTGCTGGAGCTCCTCgacttccccccccttttttgggtGCTGGACGCCCACGCGCTCTGGCACATCGGCACCATCCCCCTCAACGTCCTCTTCTACAG TTTCCTGGTGGACGACAGCCTCTACCTCCTGAAGGCCAACGCCGACCTCTTCAAAGCGGACTAG
- the PGAP3 gene encoding GPI-specific phospholipase A2-like PGAP3 isoform X6 — MAAGGAARTALLLLLGAAAAPGPARGSQGDREPLYRECLGRCERQNCSGAALRHFRARQPLYMGLTGWTCRDDCKYECMWLTVRFYVQGGHRVPQFHGKWPFSRFLFFQEPASAFASFLNGLASFVMLLRYKAAVPPASPMYPTCVAFAWVSLNAWFWSTVFHTRDTAVTEKLDYFCASAVVLHSVYLCCVRAFLLLFLACHISYLTLVRFDYGYNMAANAAIVSWWTTASTS, encoded by the exons atggcggccggcggcgcggcgcggaccgcgctgctgctgctgctgggggcagcggcggcgccgggcccggctcGGGGCTCGCAGGGGGACCGGGAGCCGCTGTACCGCGAGTGCCTGGGCCGCTGCGAGCGGCAGAACTGCTCGGGGGCGGCGCTGCGGCACTTCCGTGCCCGCCAGCCGCTCTACATGGGCCTGACAG GCTGGACCTGCCGCGACGACTGCAAATACGAGTGCATGTGGTTGACGGTGCGGTTCTACGTCCAGGGCGGCCACAGGGTGCCCCAGTTCCACGGCAAG TGGCCCTTCTCGCGGTTCCTGTTCTTCCAGGAGCCGGCCTCCGCCTTCGCCTCCTTCCTCAACGGCCTGGCCAGCTTCGTCATGCTGCTGCGCTACAAAGCCGCCGTCCCCCCGGCCTCCCCCATGTACCCCACCTGCGTCGCCTTCGCCTGG GTCTCCTTAAACGCCTGGTTCTGGTCCACCGTTTTCCACACGAGGGACACGGCTGTGACGGAG AAACTGGACTATTTCTGCGCTTCGGCCGTCGTCCTGCACTCCGTGTACCTGTGCTGCGTCAG ggccttcctcctcctcttcctcgcctgCCACATCTCCTACCTGACCCTCGTCCGCTTCGACTACGGCTACAACATGGCCGCGAACGCGGCGATCG TTTCCTGGTGGACGACAGCCTCTACCTCCTGA
- the PGAP3 gene encoding GPI-specific phospholipase A2-like PGAP3 isoform X3, which produces MAAGGAARTALLLLLGAAAAPGPARGSQGDREPLYRECLGRCERQNCSGAALRHFRARQPLYMGLTGWTCRDDCKYECMWLTVRFYVQGGHRVPQFHGKWPFSRFLFFQEPASAFASFLNGLASFVMLLRYKAAVPPASPMYPTCVAFAWVSLNAWFWSTVFHTRDTAVTEKLDYFCASAVVLHSVYLCCVSIFRAFLLLFLACHISYLTLVRFDYGYNMAANAAIGLLNLAWWLRWCLRNRPRLPHVWKCAAVVLLLQALALLELLDFPPLFWVLDAHALWHIGTIPLNVLFYSFLVDDSLYLLKANADLFKAD; this is translated from the exons atggcggccggcggcgcggcgcggaccgcgctgctgctgctgctgggggcagcggcggcgccgggcccggctcGGGGCTCGCAGGGGGACCGGGAGCCGCTGTACCGCGAGTGCCTGGGCCGCTGCGAGCGGCAGAACTGCTCGGGGGCGGCGCTGCGGCACTTCCGTGCCCGCCAGCCGCTCTACATGGGCCTGACAG GCTGGACCTGCCGCGACGACTGCAAATACGAGTGCATGTGGTTGACGGTGCGGTTCTACGTCCAGGGCGGCCACAGGGTGCCCCAGTTCCACGGCAAG TGGCCCTTCTCGCGGTTCCTGTTCTTCCAGGAGCCGGCCTCCGCCTTCGCCTCCTTCCTCAACGGCCTGGCCAGCTTCGTCATGCTGCTGCGCTACAAAGCCGCCGTCCCCCCGGCCTCCCCCATGTACCCCACCTGCGTCGCCTTCGCCTGG GTCTCCTTAAACGCCTGGTTCTGGTCCACCGTTTTCCACACGAGGGACACGGCTGTGACGGAG AAACTGGACTATTTCTGCGCTTCGGCCGTCGTCCTGCACTCCGTGTACCTGTGCTGCGTCAG CATCTTTagggccttcctcctcctcttcctcgcctgCCACATCTCCTACCTGACCCTCGTCCGCTTCGACTACGGCTACAACATGGCCGCGAACGCGGCGATCG ggctcctcaaCCTGGCGTGGTGGCTGCGGTGGTGCCTGCGGAACCGCCCGCGCCTGCCCCACGTCTGGAAGTGCGCGGccgtggtgctgctgctgcaggcgcTGGCGCTGCTGGAGCTCCTCgacttccccccccttttttgggtGCTGGACGCCCACGCGCTCTGGCACATCGGCACCATCCCCCTCAACGTCCTCTTCTACAG TTTCCTGGTGGACGACAGCCTCTACCTCCTGAAGGCCAACGCCGACCTCTTCAAAGCGGACTAG
- the PGAP3 gene encoding GPI-specific phospholipase A2-like PGAP3 isoform X5, whose product MAAGGAARTALLLLLGAAAAPGPARGSQGDREPLYRECLGRCERQNCSGAALRHFRARQPLYMGLTGWTCRDDCKYECMWLTVRFYVQGGHRVPQFHGKWPFSRFLFFQEPASAFASFLNGLASFVMLLRYKAAVPPASPMYPTCVAFAWVSLNAWFWSTVFHTRDTAVTEKLDYFCASAVVLHSVYLCCVRTVGLQRPALISIFRAFLLLFLACHISYLTLVRFDYGYNMAANAAIVSWWTTASTS is encoded by the exons atggcggccggcggcgcggcgcggaccgcgctgctgctgctgctgggggcagcggcggcgccgggcccggctcGGGGCTCGCAGGGGGACCGGGAGCCGCTGTACCGCGAGTGCCTGGGCCGCTGCGAGCGGCAGAACTGCTCGGGGGCGGCGCTGCGGCACTTCCGTGCCCGCCAGCCGCTCTACATGGGCCTGACAG GCTGGACCTGCCGCGACGACTGCAAATACGAGTGCATGTGGTTGACGGTGCGGTTCTACGTCCAGGGCGGCCACAGGGTGCCCCAGTTCCACGGCAAG TGGCCCTTCTCGCGGTTCCTGTTCTTCCAGGAGCCGGCCTCCGCCTTCGCCTCCTTCCTCAACGGCCTGGCCAGCTTCGTCATGCTGCTGCGCTACAAAGCCGCCGTCCCCCCGGCCTCCCCCATGTACCCCACCTGCGTCGCCTTCGCCTGG GTCTCCTTAAACGCCTGGTTCTGGTCCACCGTTTTCCACACGAGGGACACGGCTGTGACGGAG AAACTGGACTATTTCTGCGCTTCGGCCGTCGTCCTGCACTCCGTGTACCTGTGCTGCGTCAG gacggTGGGGCTGCAGCGGCCAGCCTTAATCAGCATCTTTagggccttcctcctcctcttcctcgcctgCCACATCTCCTACCTGACCCTCGTCCGCTTCGACTACGGCTACAACATGGCCGCGAACGCGGCGATCG TTTCCTGGTGGACGACAGCCTCTACCTCCTGA
- the TCAP gene encoding telethonin, translated as MLVPSAVVRSGGLLSGARLGCRVREEDVGRRETFSAEWLDLELSTRPEEGWCRREVDEQHRETLEHRGETRVLEQRSPWGLLRVGFLGQPLTQHLLPYARTLPLPLFAPPDLRAAKPGVRRTLSRSLSHEAQRG; from the exons ATGCTGGTGCCCAGCGCGGTGGTGCGCAGCGGGGGGCTGCTCTCGGGCGCCCGCCTGGGCTGCCGTGTGCGGGAGGAGGACGTGGGGCGGCGTGAGACCTTCAGCGCCGAGTGGCTGGACCTGGAGCTCAGCACCCGGCCTGAGGAGGG GTGGTGCCGGCGGGAGGTGGACGAGCAGCACCGGGAGACGCTGGAGCATCGCGGGGAGACGCGGGTGCTGGAGCAGCGCTCGCCCTGGGGGCTGCTGCGGGTCGGGTTCCTGGGGCAGCCCCTGacccagcacctcctgccctacGCCCgcaccctgcccctgcccctcttCGCCCCCCCGGACCTCCGCGCGGCCAAGCCGGGGGTCCGTCGCACGCTCTCCCGCTCCCTCTCCCACGAGGCCCAGAGGGGCTGA
- the PNMT gene encoding phenylethanolamine N-methyltransferase: protein MSSLAALREGYERFDPRAYLQNNYLPPRADFSSEEFVVPWKLRCLAETFASGEICGRTLIDVGSGPTIYQLLSACDHFEEIVATDYLAVNREELGRWARGEPGTFDWSPFIQHVCKIEGRGEPWQEKERRLRGRLRRILPIDVHRPDPLGAPLRPPADALLSAFCLEAVSPDLAAFARALAHAGSLLRPGGHALLLGALGESFYLAGAARLPVVPLAEDDVRAALAGAGFALRDFRSYAMPPALRTGVDDVDGVFFAHAQKPPEA from the exons ATGAGCAGCCTGGCCGCCCTCCGGGAGGGCTACGAGCGCTTCGACCCCCGCGCCTACCTGCAGAACAACTACCTGCCCCCCCGGGCCGACTTCTCCTCCGAGGAGTTCGTGGTGCCCTGGAAGCTGCGATGCCTGGCCGAGACCTTCGCCAGCG gtgAGATCTGCGGGCGCACGCTGATCGACGTGGGCTCGGGCCCCACCATCTACCAGCTGCTGAGCGCCTGCGACCACTTCGAGGAGATCGTGGCCACCGACTACCTGGCGGTGAACCGGGAAGAGCTGGGGCGCTgggcgcggggggagcccggcACCTTCGACTGGAGCCCCTTCATCCAGCACGTCTGCAAGATCGAGGGACGCGG GGAGCCCTGGCAGGAGAAGGAACGCCGGCTGCGGGGTCGGCTGCGCCGCATCCTGCCCATCGACGTCCACCGGCCGGACCCCCTGGGCGCCCCGCTGCGCCCGCCGGCCGACGCCCTGCTCTCCGCCTTCTGCCTGGAGGCCGTCAGCCCCGACCTGGCCGCCTTCGCCCGGGCGCTGGCACACGCGGGCTCGCTGCTGCGCCCGGGGGGCCACGCGCTGCTGCTGGGGGCCCTGGGGGAGTCCTTCTAcctggccggggccgcccgcctgCCCGTGGTACCGCTGGCGGAGGACGACGTCCGCGCCGCGCTGGCCGGTGCCGGCTTCGCCCTCCGCGACTTCCGCTCCTACGCCATGCCGCCCGCCCTCCGCACCGGCGTGGACGACGTCGACGGCGTCTTCTTCGCCCACGCGCAGAAGCCACCGGAGGCCTGA
- the PGAP3 gene encoding GPI-specific phospholipase A2-like PGAP3 isoform X2 codes for MAAGGAARTALLLLLGAAAAPGPARGSQGDREPLYRECLGRCERQNCSGAALRHFRARQPLYMGLTGWTCRDDCKYECMWLTVRFYVQGGHRVPQFHGKEPASAFASFLNGLASFVMLLRYKAAVPPASPMYPTCVAFAWVSLNAWFWSTVFHTRDTAVTEKLDYFCASAVVLHSVYLCCVRTVGLQRPALISIFRAFLLLFLACHISYLTLVRFDYGYNMAANAAIGLLNLAWWLRWCLRNRPRLPHVWKCAAVVLLLQALALLELLDFPPLFWVLDAHALWHIGTIPLNVLFYSFLVDDSLYLLKANADLFKAD; via the exons atggcggccggcggcgcggcgcggaccgcgctgctgctgctgctgggggcagcggcggcgccgggcccggctcGGGGCTCGCAGGGGGACCGGGAGCCGCTGTACCGCGAGTGCCTGGGCCGCTGCGAGCGGCAGAACTGCTCGGGGGCGGCGCTGCGGCACTTCCGTGCCCGCCAGCCGCTCTACATGGGCCTGACAG GCTGGACCTGCCGCGACGACTGCAAATACGAGTGCATGTGGTTGACGGTGCGGTTCTACGTCCAGGGCGGCCACAGGGTGCCCCAGTTCCACGGCAAG GAGCCGGCCTCCGCCTTCGCCTCCTTCCTCAACGGCCTGGCCAGCTTCGTCATGCTGCTGCGCTACAAAGCCGCCGTCCCCCCGGCCTCCCCCATGTACCCCACCTGCGTCGCCTTCGCCTGG GTCTCCTTAAACGCCTGGTTCTGGTCCACCGTTTTCCACACGAGGGACACGGCTGTGACGGAG AAACTGGACTATTTCTGCGCTTCGGCCGTCGTCCTGCACTCCGTGTACCTGTGCTGCGTCAG gacggTGGGGCTGCAGCGGCCAGCCTTAATCAGCATCTTTagggccttcctcctcctcttcctcgcctgCCACATCTCCTACCTGACCCTCGTCCGCTTCGACTACGGCTACAACATGGCCGCGAACGCGGCGATCG ggctcctcaaCCTGGCGTGGTGGCTGCGGTGGTGCCTGCGGAACCGCCCGCGCCTGCCCCACGTCTGGAAGTGCGCGGccgtggtgctgctgctgcaggcgcTGGCGCTGCTGGAGCTCCTCgacttccccccccttttttgggtGCTGGACGCCCACGCGCTCTGGCACATCGGCACCATCCCCCTCAACGTCCTCTTCTACAG TTTCCTGGTGGACGACAGCCTCTACCTCCTGAAGGCCAACGCCGACCTCTTCAAAGCGGACTAG